The following proteins are co-located in the Candidatus Neomarinimicrobiota bacterium genome:
- a CDS encoding molybdopterin cofactor-binding domain-containing protein, producing METRTTISRSEFLKISAAAGTGLAIGFYLALPEKLAAQASTAFKPNVWVSIDTSGTVTITMHRSEFGQKVWTSLPMILADELEADWSRVQVRQGDLDPVYGS from the coding sequence ATGGAAACCAGGACTACCATCAGCAGAAGTGAATTCCTGAAAATCTCGGCCGCGGCCGGAACCGGCCTGGCCATCGGCTTCTACCTGGCTTTACCCGAAAAATTGGCCGCTCAGGCCTCCACCGCTTTCAAACCCAACGTCTGGGTGAGCATCGACACCTCGGGCACAGTAACCATCACCATGCACCGCAGCGAGTTCGGGCAAAAGGTCTGGACCTCCCTACCCATGATCCTGGCGGATGAACTGGAAGCGGATTGGTCCCGGGTTCAGGTCAGGCAAGGCGACCTTGACCCGGTCTATGGCAGC